From the genome of Eucalyptus grandis isolate ANBG69807.140 chromosome 2, ASM1654582v1, whole genome shotgun sequence, one region includes:
- the LOC104428232 gene encoding galactinol synthase 2 codes for MAPIMAAADAAANGVVKLKSENQPSCAYVTFLAGNGDYVKGVVGLAKGLRKAKSKYPLVVAILPDVPADHRKILVDQRCIVREIEPVYPPENQTQFAMAYYVINYSKLRIWEFVEYSKMIYLDGDIQVFDNIDHLFDLPNGFFHAVMDCFCEKTWSHTPQYEIGYCQQCPDKVQWPDRVGPKPPFYFNAGMFVYEPNLDTYHDLLETLKITPPTSFAEQDFLNMYFKDIYKPIPNVYNLVLAMLWRHPENVELDKVKVVHYCAAGSKPWRYTGEEQHMDRDDIKMLVKKWWHIYDDESLDYKNIVARDAVAKQTKWDRFLSALAEAGAFRFITAPTAA; via the exons ATGGCTCCTATCATGGCCGCTGCCGATGCTGCCGCTAATGGCGTTGTGAAACTGAAGTCTGAGAACCAGCCTAGCTGTGCTTATGTGACGTTTTTGGCCGGAAACGGCGATTACGTGAAGGGTGTTGTTGGGCTGGCCAAGGGGCTGAGGAAGGCGAAGAGCAAGTACCCACTTGTGGTGGCGATATTGCCGGACGTGCCCGCGGATCACCGAAAGATCCTAGTGGATCAGCGTTGCATCGTGAGGGAGATTGAGCCCGTCTATCCACCAGAGAATCAGACCCAGTTTGCCATGGCCTATTATGTGATCAACTACTCCAAGCTCCGAATTTGGGAG TTTGTGGAGTATAGTAAGATGATCTATTTGGATGGAGACATCCAAGTCTTCGACAACATCGACCACCTCTTCGACCTCCCAAACGGCTTCTTCCACGCTGTCATGGATTGCTTTTGCGAGAAGACATGGAGTCACACCCCGCAATATGAAATCGGGTATTGCCAACAGTGCCCGGACAAGGTCCAATGGCCCGACCGTGTCGGCCCGAAGCCGCCTTTTTACTTCAACGCAGGCATGTTCGTGTATGAACCAAACCTGGACACTTACCATGATTTGCTCGAAACCCTCAAGATCACACCACCAACTTCGTTTGCTGAACAAGACTTCTTGAACATGTACTTCAAAGATATCTACAAACCAATTCCCAACGTATACAACCTCGTGCTTGCGATGTTGTGGCGTCATCCTGAGAACGTTGAGCTCGACAAGGTGAAGGTTGTTCATTATTGTGCCGCTGGGTCGAAGCCGTGGCGATACACAGGCGAGGAACAGCACATGGATCGAGACGATATCAAGATGCTGGTGAAGAAGTGGTGGCATATTTATGATGACGAGTCCTTGGACTACAAGAATATTGTCGCAAGAGATGCAGTGGCAAAGCAAACAAAATGGGATCGCTTCCTTTCGGCGTTGGCCGAGGCCGGAGCTTTCCGCTTCATAACCGCCCCAACTGCTGCCTAG
- the LOC104428233 gene encoding galactinol synthase 2, with protein sequence MAPTIAADAAANGLVKPKPENQPTCAYVTFLAGNGHYVKGVVGLAKGLRKVKSKYPLVVAILPDVPADHRKMLEDQGCIVREIEPVYPPENQTQFAMAYYVINYSKLRIWEFVEYDKMIYLDGDIQVFDNIDHLFDLPNGFFYAVMDCFCEKTWSHTPQYEIGYCQQCPDKVQWPDHVGPKPSLYFNAGMFVYEPNLDTYHDLLETLKVTPPTSFAEQDFLNMYFKDIYKPIPNVYNLVLAMLWRHPENVELDKVKVVHYCAAGSKPWLYTGEEQYMDRDDIKMLVKKWWDIYDDESLDYKNIVARDAAAKQTKWDRFLAALAEAGAFRFITAPSAA encoded by the exons ATGGCTCCCACCATCGCCGCTGATGCTGCCGCTAATGGCCTCGTGAAGCCGAAGCCCGAGAACCAGCCCACCTGTGCCTACGTGACATTTTTGGCCGGAAACGGCCATTACGTGAAGGGCGTGGTTGGGCTGGCCAAGGGGCTGAGGAAGGTGAAGAGCAAGTATCCGCTAGTCGTGGCAATCTTACCAGACGTGCCGGCAGATCATCGGAAGATGTTGGAGGATCAAGGTTGCATCGTGAGGGAGATCGAGCCCGTCTATCCGCCGGAAAACCAGACCCAGTTTGCCATGGCCTATTACGTCATCAACTACTCCAAGCTCCGGATTTGGGAG TTTGTGGAGTACGACAAGATGATCTACTTGGATGGGGACATCCAAGTCTTCGACAACATAGACCACCTCTTCGACCTCCCGAACGGCTTCTTCTACGCGGTCATGGACTGCTTTTGCGAGAAGACATGGAGTCACACCCCTCAGTACGAAATTGGGTATTGCCAACAGTGCCCAGACAAGGTCCAATGGCCTGATCATGTTGGCCCAAAGCCGTCTCTCTACTTCAACGCCGGCATGTTCGTGTACGAACCAAACCTAGACACTTACCACGATTTGCTCGAAACCCTCAAGGTCACACCTCCAACTTCTTTTGCTGAACAAGACTTCTTGAACATGTACTTCAAGGACATCTACAAACCAATTCCCAACGTGTACAACCTTGTGCTTGCGATGTTGTGGCGTCATCCTGAGAACGTTGAGCTCGACAAGGTGAAGGTTGTTCATTATTGTGCTGCTGGGTCGAAGCCGTGGCTGTACACAGGCGAGGAACAGTACATGGATCGAGATGATATTAAGATGCTGGTGAAGAAGTGGTGGGATATTTATGATGATGAGTCCCTGGACTATAAGAATATTGTCGCAAGAGATGCAGCGGCGAAGCAAACAAAATGGGATCGCTTCCTGGCGGCGTTGGCCGAGGCCGGAGCTTTCCGCTTCATCACCGCCCCGTCCGCAGCCTAG
- the LOC120290613 gene encoding galactinol synthase 2-like yields MAGCRRSVGCGRHDLLDTLKITPPTPFAEQDFLTVYFKDIYKPIPNVYNLVLAMLWRHPENVELDKVKVVHYCAAGLKSWRYTGEEQHMDRDNIKILVKKWWDIYDDESLDYKNIVARDEAVKQTKWDRFLAALAEAGAFCFITAPTAA; encoded by the coding sequence ATGGCCGGCTGTCGACGGTCAGTAGGCTGTGGGCGGCATGATTTGCTCGACACCCTCAAGATCACACCACCAACTCCGTTTGCTGAACAAGACTTCTTGACCGTGTACTTCAAGGATATCTACAAACCAATTCCCAACGTATACAATCTTGTGCTTGCGATGTTGTGGCGTCATCCTGAGAACGTTGAGCTTGACAAAGTGAAGGTTGTCCATTATTGTGCTGCGGGGTTGAAGTCGTGGCGGTACACAGGCGAGGAACAGCACATGGATCGGGACAATATCAAGATATTGGTGAAGAAGTGGTGGGATATCTACGATGATGAGTCATTGGATTACAAGAATATCGTTGCAAGAGATGAAGCGGTGAAGCAAACGAAATGGGATCGCTTCCTTGCGGCGTTGGCAGAGGCCGGAGCTTTTTGCTTCATAACCGCCCCAACGGCAGCCTAG